The genomic region AAGGGCATATGAAAATATTTGATCACGAGAACTCAACTTGAAGTTGATTAAGTGACAGAATTGTGAGCTGCGATAGACTTGAGGTCTTGAAAAACGAATGGGTAATCATTCGCGATGTGCTTAAGGCATCATGTTTATATTAAGAAAAATATTCAGGGTGAATCTAAATTCATCCATTATGTATTTAGTTTGAGAACTAAGTGAAGTTGGGACACATAAAATGCATATGAGCGTTGCAACTTTAGAGTCACCGCCAAAAACATAGACGTTGCTTGTTTGACATTGGTTAGTCACTATGAAAGTATAACCACAATGTGATGTGGACATTGCAAAAATGTTGATACACTCAATCGTTGTCATAATTATGGGATCCATCTTGATGGATGGACAATACTAAAATTATAAATAGTGACATAGGCTTCACTGCCATGTAATTTACCAATGTAATAGAAGTCAATCACGATTATATGCATTTATGTAGTTTTTTATGACATATTCAAGCAAAATGAGGCTTGAATAGTTGATATTAGCACACAATACCATTTCGGTATATAGCAAGTGTGCAAGAACTATATTTAGTATGAGAGTAAAATATTTTAGTGAACAACAAAAAATGCTTTAGAGGAGCAAATTTTATAAATGTAGCTGATGCTATCGGGGTCTTATGTGTATACCACAAATTATATAGATAACACTTTGAAGATAATCACCAAACGCGGTGTAGATCTCATAGTAATAGGATGCATAATCTGACTTTTGTCAGTAGATGCTCATTGTTTCTATTACCTTGTGTTTACTATAATATTAATATTTGGAAGAGCACTTTGAAGGTAGTCATCTTGTGAAAATGACAAGATGTAGACCTTGCAGTATTGATGAATAATCTGCAAATGGTGCAGTAGATGCCAACAATACCTTGTGATTCACAAATAAAATTTGGGCTAATCACATTAATACTTGGAAGAGCACATTGAAAATAGTCATCATGCCAAAATGACAAGATGTAGATCTCACACTAGTGATGGATAATCTGCAAATTGTGCGGTAGATACCAACAATACTTTGTGATTCACAAATAAAATTAGTCATATTAAGTATGACACTTCGTAAACCGAGTTTTGTATTTACGTTAAGATTTGcaagagagagaaaaaaatcaagTGCAAAACATCGTTGTTGCACTTAGTATCTTGGGATCCATTCCAGATGGAATGATCGACGCACCCAATAACATAGGTCAATGCCTTGGGACTCAACCAATATGATACTACAAGGTATTAACCAAGATCTAAGATAACAATAAGCCTGATGGCTTGTGTTGAAGTAGTATTAAGCCTGATGACAGGGATGAATTTGCGAGTTCAGGAATGTTGATAGCTCTGAATGCAAATTAGTCAATAGAGATAAGGTTCCTTATCTTCGTGTGTGGTTGTGCATACAAACGAATCAAATCGATTCATTCTACGCAGACCGCCTCCACTGTACCACGCTGGATGATCCAACAGGATGGATGGCGTCGCGTTAGGAGATGGGTTTGTGTGCCGCGCCAGAGGCAGAAGCCACAGGTGGGTTTCGTCGAATGGCCTCTCTATGTCGCGCGCCTGGGGGCTGGGATGGCCGTTCCGCGGGCAGTCAGTCTGACGAGCGGAGCGGCGTTGAGAGGCAGTATCGAGGGCGCCGCCTCGTATACTGCATCGCGAGGACGCACGCCGGGGCCGAGGGCCTGGCGAGCTGTCAACAAGGACGGCGTTGTCGTCAGAGAAATGTAGTCCCTGGTGATGCACAGATGTGCGCGAGGGCCGTCGGCTCTGTCGATCTTGGAGAGGAGGCCTCGCCGTCAAGGGACAGTCCAGGGGCGTTGGTCGCGGGTGCCGTGATGTGCATCTGAGAACGCCATCGGATGATGCACCTTTTGTTTGTAATTCGTGATTGATCAATTCTTCATGAGATTCGCGTGAGTACGTACATACAGGAGAAAAGCAATCCATCATTAGATTATTGGTTGATCACAAGAATACTAGATCAAGTAGGCAAAGATTAAATAGGTAATCTCTGTTATTTTTATTTTCTTGATTAAGGCAGATCGACATGCTCTGTTCTTCCTTCTTTTCTGTTCGTTTCTTTCGGAGCAAGGGCAGAGCATCTTCGACTAGTGAATCGACGGAGGGCTGAGGCCCTTGTTCTTCCTGTTGTGGCCTATCTCTCTAATGGAGAGCAAAGTGCATGATAACGTGTTTAAAGTAGAAAGTAAAGAATGAGAGAGTTTGAATAAAAGATGATCCATCAGTCTTTATTGATGATAAAAGTGGGGTATTTATACCCAGGCAGAAGTACACATGCTTGGTGGTCAAGTAAACAcatagttatgcagaggccggggagatccccttttcaaaaaaaaaagtaaaCACATAGTTACTTGAGAGCCAAGGAATTACATAGTTGACTTGAAAGCCAAGAAAGTACTCCCTAGGTAAACTAACATAAGAGCGTTTaaaatactaaagtagtgatctaaatgcttttatattagtttacagagggagtacatggttGCTTGAGAACCAAGCAACCTATCTAACAATTAACTTAATCCTAATTAGCTTAATTAATATGCAACTATATATTCTTAACACGAAGCACAGAATGTTTGGGCAGAGAGCAAGCCGCCACGTCTCACCCACCCTACCCTGCGAGGGGCCAGTCCTACGATCCCTGCCGCCTATGGTACAGTCACAGTCACCCATCGCAGATAAACTTTCCACAACACCCACAGCCCGACCCCGCGCACACCTACGACCCCACTGAAAAGCGGGACCCGCCTCTCGCAGGCCTTTTTACAGACGCGCGGGCCGAGCGTCGCACGGTGACCGAGCATTTTCTCCGAGGGCAGCACAGAACGAACTGTCCGGAACGTCACGGTCGCCGGAGCGCGTGGCTCGAAAGCTACCCGTGGCCGTGGGGAGCGGGCGGGGGCCCACCAGTCAGAGCTCCTCTCTTCCCCGGAATGAGGAGGAGCACCGCCCGCAGAATTACCGAAACGCCCCTGCCGCCGAGGACCGCGAGGCCAAAACCCTGAACCCCGAGAGCGGCAGAGGCAGAGGCAGGGCCCGGGGCAATGCCGTCCATCCGCGCGCTCATGCGCCTCGCCGCCCCCcacccgccgcccgccggcgcggCGGGGGAGAGCCCCCCGCAGCCGCAGCGGCGGTGTTCCGGCTCCCCCcgcctctcctctccctcctcctcgtcgGCCTCGGCGCCCGCCAGGCCGTCGGCGGCTGCGGCGCCGCCGCAGGGCCCCGTGTACCCGCTGCGCGACTTCCCGGGGAGCGAGGCGGCCGCGCTGTGCGGCGCGTTCCGGGACAACGCGCCGTGGCTGCTGGCGCGCTGGGCCCCCGTCGCCGCCGCGTCGTCCTCCCCGGGCCCCGCCGCGCGCCGGGCGTTCCTCTCCGACGACCGCACCGGCGCcctcgtccccgtcgtcgccgtcgaggtGCCCGCCGCGTCCTCGCCCGCCCCGCTCTGCGGCCTCTGCCGCTGCGCCGGTGAGTGCGCCCCCCGTTTTGTTCTCCTCGCGTGCTTCGTTGCCGGCGTGGCGCCTGCGCCCGTTCGAGGGCGGTTGACGGATTCGCGCGGATTTAGGTTTCGGTCGGTCCCGATAGTTTCTTGATCGCCGCTGATTTGGGCGAATGGATGAGAGCAGAGGGACGATTGAAGTTGGGAACTCTTCCAAATGATTATTTTCCTTCGTGATTTGGGGAAGAACCGCGGTTTTGCGATTAGATAGATGGATTTCCGGCAttactttcttgcaatttgttCATTTCCGCGTTACTGCAAGCCTGCAACAGCTCGAAATTGCGACCCAAATTCGGCGAATGGATCATAACAATAACTGCATTTTGCTTCCTGTTCTTGCATTCACAACCATAGATTGTTTTACCCCGATTACACATTGCCTGGATCGGACTTGACGGGCTCCATCCAGCCGGTTCAAATTGTTTGGAATCCGCTTCCTGAAATGGCTATGCAGGTTGCAATGATGGCCTCTAGCCCACCAAAGTTTTACTTCCCATCTAGGAAAAGTGGTGGTTTGCGCATTGATGAGTTGGTTTGGTTCCTAGTACTATTTTGCTGAACGAGGACAATTTCCTGTCAGGTTGGAGCCACCACTGGGTGTCAAAACGGAGCTACCATTTCATCATCCCCACCGACGCAGACTGGGACCAGCATTTCGGCACAGACGCGCTGCTTGGACGCAGCGACCACCTCCTCCATGGCCTCATCCACTGCAATGGCTTTGGCCACCTCGTCGCCCtccgcggcggcgacggtggctcgGCTTTCCTCTCAGGTCATGACATAATGGATATCTGGGATCGCCTCTGCTCTGCTCTCCGTGTCAGGTAACAGATTTTACTTGTACTTCTTTCCTGTTCAGAGACTCCCTGCATATGCACTTATGCTAATAAATACCATCACTGCTCAACTGATTAATATGTATTCTTCAGTTAAAAAAAAGATTAATCTGTATTCTTTGAATGGGCTTCTGAGATGTGCGTACTGTAAGATTGCAATTTTACATTTAGGGGGTAATGGAGTAAATAATAGAACTTGAAAACCCTTTGCATGTATACAATGATTATGCATACAATGGAGATCGCTGCTTTATTGTCTTCTGAGCTTTGAGAGCCTTCTATTTCTATGCAGGGCCGTGTCTCTGGTGGATTTTTCTCGGAAGCACTCTATGGACCTCCGCCTCCTGCTCGGTGTGGCGAATGGTGAGACATGGTTCACCCGCTGGGGATACTGCCTTGGCAGGAGATGCTTCAACATGTCTACCTCCGCCTATGCCACTGCTTTGGAATCTCTGGCTTCACTGCATGTTGACCATCTTCGCAGCCGACATGTCCGTCGTGTGGTCACCATCTACCGGCGCCTATCCAACAAGCCTCTCATCACTGTCCGCGAGTTCCTCCGCTGCCTCCTTGACTGGAAACACCATGAAGCGCCCCTTTCACCACCTCCTGTGAAGCCATGCTCCCGGCTCCCATTCCTGCTGCCGAGGCCGTGTACGATGAAGAGGAGCCCGCCGTGCAAGCGGTTCGAGGATGTGATTGACCTGCTCCATTGTCGATGGTCCAAGAAGCGTATGCTCAATGCAGCAGAGGTTGTTGTTGAAAAGCTGCTTGAGCATGGAAATGATGCAGAGATGACAAGGCAGGCAGTGCGAGATGCTGCCAGGGTTGAGATCGGTGATACTGGTCTCCTCGACTTTGTCATCAAGTCCCTTGGTGACACCGTTGTTGGCAACCATATTGTGCGCCGTCTTCCCAGCACTGTGACGCGTGTGCTCACGTTCAGCCTTGAGGAATGGGGAGAGCCAGTGCAGATGGATGTTGAGGTACAGAACACCCGTCCTGCAGCACCGTGGCCGAGCACAGTGGATGTCGAGCGGGATCTGTGTGCTGTCTACCGGGCAATGGTGGAGGCGCTAAGTGGGGCAGCACAGGCCGTGCTGGACTGCAAGCACTGGGTGAAGTGCTGGGGCCTTGGGGATGAGTCTGACGATCAGCTAAGGTTCCTCGTTGAGTGGCGACCGCAGCCTTGGGAAGCTGCTGAGCTCACACGGCCACTGCCGTCAGGGGAGATCGTTGTGGTGCCAGTCCATACATCGATAGGCGAGCTTATCATCGAGGCAGAGCATGCGCTGAGGGACACGTACTGCTTCTTTGAGGAGTTCCAGGCTGAGACGCTCGACGGCATTACTGGGGAGAAGTGGGATCCAGTGGTGCTTGGTGGAGCAGAGTCCGGGGACACGATCGGCGTGCATGGCCACGGAGCGGACATGGAGACCGGGCTGCGGTGCGAGGGCGGGCTCGACATGTGGGAAGTGAGGTGTGTGTGCGGTGCGCGGGATGATGACGGCGAGCGCATGGTGGCGTGCGACGCTTGCGATGTATGGCACCACACGCGGTGTGTCGGCCTTGCGGACAGCGACGCGGTGCCGCCATTGTTCCTGTGCATACTCTGCGGCGGCGCGCTCCTAGCAGCCGGCCCGATGCTGGAGGAGGCACTAACGCTAGCCAAGTGACTATTCTTTCTCTTTCAGCTGTTCTTGTCTTCACAATGCTCACTGATGGTAGTCTGACGAGGTAAAACCAGTTATGAAACCTTTTTCTTGTGTAAAAAGTGCGTTGTTGTGGTATGATTAGTGCTTCAACTCAGATGTGGTATGTCAGAAGTTAATGTGTAGACGTAGTAGATGATGATATGAGGGGATCGGTAGACAGTGGATGGGGGAAATCCCATCCTATCCACGTCGGTTGCAGTCCGACTGGAAATTTTGTTAGTGCCTGATACATCACAGAAGATGATATAGCTAGCTAGATGTAAATACATGTTCTGTGATTGTATCTTGTACTGTCTCTGAATCCCTCCCAAGTATTATATACAGACAAATAAAGTCATATTATGCTGGTGTGCTGTCTGGCTTTGTTGTTTTGTTGACGCTTCCAACGGGCGTTTCCGCTGTTTTGTTGGCTTCATCATGTGTAACAATCTGTTGTGTTGCAGCCAAGGAGTTTTACATGGTCGTCTCTCACTCTTGCAACTTTCTCCCATGTCAATGAATGGATGTTACCAAAAGTTTGGCCGCTCGGGAATCTGCTCTGAGCGCGACGCCATTCTGTCTTAGCTTCCCAGCGCGACACGGCCCTCGTTCGTGGTGTAGGGGTCGGCATCTAGAGTGCGAAGTTCGTACTTccacaaaaaaaaaaaaaagagtgcGAAGTTCCTGAGGACGGTCAAATGATTCAAAAATAATATTTCCAGGTTATAAAATATTTGGAAAAAAAATCTGTGAAAACATATACTccttccgtctcaaaataagtgtcttaactttatactaactctagtataaagttgtactaatgt from Triticum aestivum cultivar Chinese Spring chromosome 4A, IWGSC CS RefSeq v2.1, whole genome shotgun sequence harbors:
- the LOC123087089 gene encoding PHD finger protein MALE MEIOCYTE DEATH 1; amino-acid sequence: MPSIRALMRLAAPHPPPAGAAGESPPQPQRRCSGSPRLSSPSSSSASAPARPSAAAAPPQGPVYPLRDFPGSEAAALCGAFRDNAPWLLARWAPVAAASSSPGPAARRAFLSDDRTGALVPVVAVEVPAASSPAPLCGLCRCAGWSHHWVSKRSYHFIIPTDADWDQHFGTDALLGRSDHLLHGLIHCNGFGHLVALRGGDGGSAFLSGHDIMDIWDRLCSALRVRAVSLVDFSRKHSMDLRLLLGVANGETWFTRWGYCLGRRCFNMSTSAYATALESLASLHVDHLRSRHVRRVVTIYRRLSNKPLITVREFLRCLLDWKHHEAPLSPPPVKPCSRLPFLLPRPCTMKRSPPCKRFEDVIDLLHCRWSKKRMLNAAEVVVEKLLEHGNDAEMTRQAVRDAARVEIGDTGLLDFVIKSLGDTVVGNHIVRRLPSTVTRVLTFSLEEWGEPVQMDVEVQNTRPAAPWPSTVDVERDLCAVYRAMVEALSGAAQAVLDCKHWVKCWGLGDESDDQLRFLVEWRPQPWEAAELTRPLPSGEIVVVPVHTSIGELIIEAEHALRDTYCFFEEFQAETLDGITGEKWDPVVLGGAESGDTIGVHGHGADMETGLRCEGGLDMWEVRCVCGARDDDGERMVACDACDVWHHTRCVGLADSDAVPPLFLCILCGGALLAAGPMLEEALTLAK